The proteins below are encoded in one region of Oryzias melastigma strain HK-1 linkage group LG7, ASM292280v2, whole genome shotgun sequence:
- the slc35a2 gene encoding UDP-galactose translocator isoform X2 — translation MTAGKNDAGAEDRATNRNQSEVNRKLKYISLAVLVVQNASLILSIRYVRTLPGDRFFTTSAVVMAEVLKVCTCLLIILLQKRFSLKETLHLLLDAIVFQYRDTLKLAIPSLIYTLQNNLQYVAISNLPAATFQVTYQLKILTTALFSVLMLRKSLSRVQWISLLLLFAGVAIVQVQQEGNKEASLANSANQNYMVGVVAVVISCLSSGFAGVYFEKILKGSSASVWVRNVQLGIFGTALGLLGLWWNDGAAVAERGFLFGYTGMVWCVIFNQAFGGLLVAVVVKYADNILKGFATSFSIIVSTVMSIYLFSFHVDLLFTAGAGLVIGAVYMYSLPKAPGSSPSSSSSSSSASSASPRTDRGVEMEAFLPKSVLVK, via the exons TCAACCGGAAGCTGAAGTACATCAGCCTGGCGGTGCTGGTGGTCCAGAATGCGTCGCTCATCCTCAGCATCCGCTACGTTCGCACTCTGCCGGGCGACCGCTTCTTCACCACGTCGGCCGTGGTCATGGCAGAGGTGCTGAAGGTGTGCACGTGTCTGCTCATCATCCTGCTGCAGAAGAGAT TCAGCCTGAAGGAGACGCTGCACCTGCTGCTGGACGCCATCGTGTTCCAGTACAGAGACACGCTGAAGCTCGCCATCCCGTCGCTCATCTACACGCTGCAAAACAACCTGCAGTACGTCGCCATCTCCAACCTGCCGGCCGCCACCTTCCAG gTGACGTACCAGCTGAAGATCCTCACCACGGCTCTCTTCAGCGTCCTGATGCTCAGGAAGTCTCTGTCTCGGGTTCAGTGgatctctctgctgctgctgtttgccGGCGTCGCAATCGTTCAG GTGCAGCAGGAAGGAAACAAGGAGGCGTCGCTCGCCAACAGCGCCAACCAGAACTACATGGTGGGCGTGGTCGCCGTGGTGATCAGCTGCCTGTCGTCCGGCTTCGCGGGCGTCTACTTCGAGAAGATCCTGAAGGGGAGCTCCGCCTCCGTTTGGGTTCGGAACGTGCAGCTCGGGATCTTCGGCACGGCGCTCGGCCTGCTGGGACTCTGGTGGAACGACGGCGCCGCCGTGGCCGAGCGCGGCTTCCTGTTCGGGTACACCGGGATGGTGTGGTGCGTCATCTTCAACCAGGCGTTCGGCGGGCTGCTGGTGGCGGTGGTGGTGAAGTACGCAGACAACATCCTGAAGGGCTTCGCCACCTCCTTCTCCATCATCGTCTCCACGGTGATGTCCATCTACCTGTTCAGCTTCCACGTGGACCTGCTCTTCACCGCGGGGGCGGGGCTGGTCATCGGCGCCGTCTACATGTACAGCCTTCCCAAAGCGCCCGGCAGCTCGCCGTCGTCGAGCTCCTCGTCGTCCTCGGCGTCTTCGGCGTCGCCGAGGACGGACAGAGGCGTGGAGATGGAGGCGTTTCTGCCAAAGTCAGTGCTGGTGAAGTGA
- the slc35a2 gene encoding UDP-galactose translocator isoform X3, translated as MTAGKNDAGAEDRATNRNQSEVNRKLKYISLAVLVVQNASLILSIRYVRTLPGDRFFTTSAVVMAEVLKVCTCLLIILLQKRFSLKETLHLLLDAIVFQYRDTLKLAIPSLIYTLQNNLQYVAISNLPAATFQVTYQLKILTTALFSVLMLRKSLSRVQWISLLLLFAGVAIVQVQQEGNKEASLANSANQNYMVGVVAVVISCLSSGFAGVYFEKILKGSSASVWVRNVQLGIFGTALGLLGLWWNDGAAVAERGFLFGYTGMVWCVIFNQAFGGLLVAVVVKYADNILKGFATSFSIIVSTVMSIYLFSFHVDLLFTAGAGLVIGAVYMYSLPKAPGSSPSSSSSSSSASSASPRTDRGVEMEAFLPKA; from the exons TCAACCGGAAGCTGAAGTACATCAGCCTGGCGGTGCTGGTGGTCCAGAATGCGTCGCTCATCCTCAGCATCCGCTACGTTCGCACTCTGCCGGGCGACCGCTTCTTCACCACGTCGGCCGTGGTCATGGCAGAGGTGCTGAAGGTGTGCACGTGTCTGCTCATCATCCTGCTGCAGAAGAGAT TCAGCCTGAAGGAGACGCTGCACCTGCTGCTGGACGCCATCGTGTTCCAGTACAGAGACACGCTGAAGCTCGCCATCCCGTCGCTCATCTACACGCTGCAAAACAACCTGCAGTACGTCGCCATCTCCAACCTGCCGGCCGCCACCTTCCAG gTGACGTACCAGCTGAAGATCCTCACCACGGCTCTCTTCAGCGTCCTGATGCTCAGGAAGTCTCTGTCTCGGGTTCAGTGgatctctctgctgctgctgtttgccGGCGTCGCAATCGTTCAG GTGCAGCAGGAAGGAAACAAGGAGGCGTCGCTCGCCAACAGCGCCAACCAGAACTACATGGTGGGCGTGGTCGCCGTGGTGATCAGCTGCCTGTCGTCCGGCTTCGCGGGCGTCTACTTCGAGAAGATCCTGAAGGGGAGCTCCGCCTCCGTTTGGGTTCGGAACGTGCAGCTCGGGATCTTCGGCACGGCGCTCGGCCTGCTGGGACTCTGGTGGAACGACGGCGCCGCCGTGGCCGAGCGCGGCTTCCTGTTCGGGTACACCGGGATGGTGTGGTGCGTCATCTTCAACCAGGCGTTCGGCGGGCTGCTGGTGGCGGTGGTGGTGAAGTACGCAGACAACATCCTGAAGGGCTTCGCCACCTCCTTCTCCATCATCGTCTCCACGGTGATGTCCATCTACCTGTTCAGCTTCCACGTGGACCTGCTCTTCACCGCGGGGGCGGGGCTGGTCATCGGCGCCGTCTACATGTACAGCCTTCCCAAAGCGCCCGGCAGCTCGCCGTCGTCGAGCTCCTCGTCGTCCTCGGCGTCTTCGGCGTCGCCGAGGACGGACAGAGGCGTGGAGATGGAGGCGTTTCTGCCAAA AGCGTAG
- the slc35a2 gene encoding UDP-galactose translocator isoform X1, giving the protein MTAGKNDAGAEDRATNRNQSEVNRKLKYISLAVLVVQNASLILSIRYVRTLPGDRFFTTSAVVMAEVLKVCTCLLIILLQKRFSLKETLHLLLDAIVFQYRDTLKLAIPSLIYTLQNNLQYVAISNLPAATFQVTYQLKILTTALFSVLMLRKSLSRVQWISLLLLFAGVAIVQVQQEGNKEASLANSANQNYMVGVVAVVISCLSSGFAGVYFEKILKGSSASVWVRNVQLGIFGTALGLLGLWWNDGAAVAERGFLFGYTGMVWCVIFNQAFGGLLVAVVVKYADNILKGFATSFSIIVSTVMSIYLFSFHVDLLFTAGAGLVIGAVYMYSLPKAPGSSPSSSSSSSSASSASPRTDRGVEMEAFLPKCSAKQKGS; this is encoded by the exons TCAACCGGAAGCTGAAGTACATCAGCCTGGCGGTGCTGGTGGTCCAGAATGCGTCGCTCATCCTCAGCATCCGCTACGTTCGCACTCTGCCGGGCGACCGCTTCTTCACCACGTCGGCCGTGGTCATGGCAGAGGTGCTGAAGGTGTGCACGTGTCTGCTCATCATCCTGCTGCAGAAGAGAT TCAGCCTGAAGGAGACGCTGCACCTGCTGCTGGACGCCATCGTGTTCCAGTACAGAGACACGCTGAAGCTCGCCATCCCGTCGCTCATCTACACGCTGCAAAACAACCTGCAGTACGTCGCCATCTCCAACCTGCCGGCCGCCACCTTCCAG gTGACGTACCAGCTGAAGATCCTCACCACGGCTCTCTTCAGCGTCCTGATGCTCAGGAAGTCTCTGTCTCGGGTTCAGTGgatctctctgctgctgctgtttgccGGCGTCGCAATCGTTCAG GTGCAGCAGGAAGGAAACAAGGAGGCGTCGCTCGCCAACAGCGCCAACCAGAACTACATGGTGGGCGTGGTCGCCGTGGTGATCAGCTGCCTGTCGTCCGGCTTCGCGGGCGTCTACTTCGAGAAGATCCTGAAGGGGAGCTCCGCCTCCGTTTGGGTTCGGAACGTGCAGCTCGGGATCTTCGGCACGGCGCTCGGCCTGCTGGGACTCTGGTGGAACGACGGCGCCGCCGTGGCCGAGCGCGGCTTCCTGTTCGGGTACACCGGGATGGTGTGGTGCGTCATCTTCAACCAGGCGTTCGGCGGGCTGCTGGTGGCGGTGGTGGTGAAGTACGCAGACAACATCCTGAAGGGCTTCGCCACCTCCTTCTCCATCATCGTCTCCACGGTGATGTCCATCTACCTGTTCAGCTTCCACGTGGACCTGCTCTTCACCGCGGGGGCGGGGCTGGTCATCGGCGCCGTCTACATGTACAGCCTTCCCAAAGCGCCCGGCAGCTCGCCGTCGTCGAGCTCCTCGTCGTCCTCGGCGTCTTCGGCGTCGCCGAGGACGGACAGAGGCGTGGAGATGGAGGCGTTTCTGCCAAA